A genomic segment from Vicia villosa cultivar HV-30 ecotype Madison, WI unplaced genomic scaffold, Vvil1.0 ctg.000218F_1_1, whole genome shotgun sequence encodes:
- the LOC131625496 gene encoding uncharacterized protein LOC131625496, producing MPKLLQICYLKHQIGCQTKDIPLRRKYLNSISGPPSFDSQNSPTQEKILYFFNQQTEENIIWMPYKDVKVRPPYDSQIGIAKSITHVIEGSNHIPHRPHLVPKQLFEGDIDPNSIGSLVHLINTSSTLSEFKSNWETRRNRLVLEASEESEASEASMEVRWNLNSSTAPSNNERPTRVIEEEGTNQNSSTTPSNNERPTRVIEEEGTNQNSSTPTSKWERQNRLDSDEAIMEEEGPNLETRLLIYQERVEAGASSYQPTTPSGKYLIAHRLRRRVNPSFGGFIKGEIK from the exons ATGCCAAAACTCCTTCAAATATGCTATTTGAAACACCAAATCGGATGTCAGACAAAAGATATTCCACTTAGGCGTAAATACCTTAATTCAATTTCTGGACCCCCATCCTTTGACAGCCAGAACAGTCCGACTCAAGAAAaaatcttatatttttttaatcaacagACAGAAGAAAAT ATAATCTGGATGCCTTACAAGGATGTTAAAGTTCGTCCCCCCTATGACTCACAAATTGGTATAGCGAAATCAATTACACATGTGATTGAAGGAAGTAATCATATACCTCACCGTCCACATCTAGTCCCCAAACAATTGTTTGAAGGAGATATTGACCCGAATTCCATTGGGTCTTTGGTTCATCTCATCAATACATCTTCTACATTATCGGAATTCAAATCAAATTGGGAGACGAGACGGAATCGGTTGGTGTTGGAGGCAAGTGAGGAAAGTGAGGCAAGTGAGGCAAGTATGGAGGTGCGATGGAATCTGAATTCTTCAACAGCACCATCAAATAATGAGAGGCCTACGAGAGTGATAGAGGAAGAGGGAACCAATCAGAATTCTTCAACAACACCATCAAATAATGAGAGGCCTACGAGAGTGATAGAGGAAGAGGGAACCAATCAGAATTCTTCAACACCAACATCAAAATGGGAGAGACAGAATCGGTTGGACTCAGATGAGGCAATTATGGAGGAAGAGGGACCAAATCTTGAAACTCGACTACTAATTTACCAGGAGAGAGTTGAAGCTGGAGCATCCAGTTACCAGCCGACAACTCCTTCAGGTAAATATTTGATAGCACATAGACTAAGGAGAAGGGTAAACCCGTCATTTGGAGGGTTTATCAAaggagaaataaaataa